Proteins from one Physeter macrocephalus isolate SW-GA chromosome 16, ASM283717v5, whole genome shotgun sequence genomic window:
- the FOXR1 gene encoding forkhead box protein R1: protein MKILGCFDSLLFFLLVARYKLRIVEPPKLPLEKKPNPDKDGPDFEPNLWMWVDPNIVFPPGELEVPEPSKGKNLTSVVPSPQPPPKEDDFAKCPQATVVESPSLSGDQYPPRKWFASSPSNWELTEEEEAEDQDDSSSVALPSPHKRAPLQSRRLRQANSQEGGLWSRPPLNYFHLIALALRNSSPCGLNVQQIYSFTRQHFPFFRTAPEGWKNTVRHNLCFRDSFEKVPVSMQGGASTRSRSCLWKLTDEGHRRFAEEARALASTKLETIQQCMSQPDVMPSLFDL from the exons ATGAAAATCCTAGGATGTTTtgactctcttcttttctttttgctagtTGCCAGATATAAACTCCGAATAGTTGAGCCACCAAAACTACCTCTGGAAAAAAAACCGAACCCTGATAAAGATG GTCCAGATTTCGAGCCCAACCTGTGGATGTGGGTAGACCCCAACATCGTGTTCCCCCCTGGAGAGCTGGAGGTCCCAGAACCCAGTAAGGGGAAGAATCTGACAAGCGTAGTCCCTTCCCCTCAGCCACCCCCAAAAGAAGACGACTTTGCCAAATGCCCACAGGCCACAGTGGTGGAGTCGCCATCACTTTCTGGAGACCAGTATCCCCCTCGGAAGTGGTTTGCCTCTTCCCCCAGCAACTGGGAG ctcacagaagaggaggaggctgaggaccAGGATGACAGCTCCTCTGTGGCTCTCCCGTCCCCTCACAAAAGGGCCCCCCTCCAGAGTCGGAGGCTTCGGCAAGCCAACAGCCAGGAGGGGGGGCTGTGGTCCCGGCCCCCTCTCAATTACTTCCACCTAATTGCACTGGCATTAAGAAACAGTTCCCCCTGTGGCCTCAACGTGCAACAGATCTACAGTTTCACTCG ACAACATTTCCCCTTTTTCCGGACGGCTCCTGAAGGCTGGAAGAATACCGTGCGTCACAATCTCTGTTTCCGAGACAGCTTTGAGAAAGTGCCGGTCAGCATGCAGGGTGGCGCCAGCACACGGTCCCGATCCTGCCTCTGGAAGTTGACCGACGAGGGACACCGTCGCTTTGCAGAGGAGGCCCGCGCCTTGGCCTCCACTAAGCTGGAAACTATCCAACAGTGCATGAGCCAGCCAG ATGTGATGCCCTCCCTCTTCGACCTTTAG